In the Coturnix japonica isolate 7356 chromosome 6, Coturnix japonica 2.1, whole genome shotgun sequence genome, one interval contains:
- the EIF4EBP2 gene encoding eukaryotic translation initiation factor 4E-binding protein 2, whose protein sequence is MASAGGRQHSQSRAIPARPAPHGDAASLPPGCCSTPGGTLFSTTPGGTRIIYDRKFLLERRNSPMAQTPPCQLPDIPGVTSPGAGDEPKVEPSSPSNQDGKPAAGDDAQFEMDI, encoded by the exons ATGGCGTCGGCGGGCGGCCgccagcacagccagagccGCGCCatccccgcccgccccgcgccgcaCGGCGACGCCGCTTCGCTGCCGCCCGGCTGCTGCAGCACGCCCGGCGGCACGCTGTTCTCCACCACGCCGGGAG GCACCCGCATCATCTACGACCGCAAGTTCCTGCTGGAGCGCCGTAACTCGCCCATGGCGCAGACCCCGCCGTGCCAACTGCCCGACATCCCCGGTGTTACCAGCCCCGGGGCCGGCGACGAGCCCAAGGtggagcccagcagccccagcaatCAAGACGGCAAGCCAGCGGCCG GGGACGACGCGCAGTTCGAGATGGACATCTGA
- the LRRC20 gene encoding leucine-rich repeat-containing protein 20 isoform X1 gives MQRRMGEAVARVARRVNETVESQSDTLDLADCKLVSFPAGIYKAVRSVTQGIHRISLANNELKALGARFATTFSQLRELNLEGNLLHRLPQELGSLLHLRTINLAHNKFRHFPEPLAAAPALESINLEGNEIAEVPTEALASMSSLRSLNLRANPVCPAVRLLVRPLVPFELLLSPEGNVPTA, from the exons ATGCAGAGAAGGATGGGCGAGGCGGTGGCCCGCGTGGCCAGGAGGGTGAACGAGACGGTGGAGAGCCAAAGCGACACGCTGG ACCTGGCCGACTGCAAGCTCGTGTCTTTCCCCGCCGGCATCTACAAGGCGGTGCGCAGCGTCACGCAGGGCATCCACCGCATCTCGCTGGCTAACAACGAGCTGAAGGCTCTCGGCGCACGCTTCGCCACCACCTTCAGCCAGCTGCGAG AACTCAACCTGGAGGGCAACCTCCTGCACCGCCTGCCCCAGGAGCTGGGCTCTCTGCTGCACCTGCGCACCATCAACCTGGCCCACAACAAGTTCCGGCACTTCCCTGAGCCCCTGGCGGCTGCCCCTGCACTGGAGAGCATCAACCTGGAAGGGAATGAGATTGCAG AGGTGCCAACAGAGGCTCTGGCCTCCATGTCCTCGCTGCGGAGCCTCAACCTACGTGCCAACCCTGTGTGCCCTGCTGTACGCCTGCTCGTCCGGCCCCTGGTCCCCTTcgagctgctgctgtcacctgAGGGCAATGTCCCCACAGCCTGA
- the LRRC20 gene encoding leucine-rich repeat-containing protein 20 isoform X2: MQRRMGEAVARVARRVNETVESQSDTLELNLEGNLLHRLPQELGSLLHLRTINLAHNKFRHFPEPLAAAPALESINLEGNEIAEVPTEALASMSSLRSLNLRANPVCPAVRLLVRPLVPFELLLSPEGNVPTA; encoded by the exons ATGCAGAGAAGGATGGGCGAGGCGGTGGCCCGCGTGGCCAGGAGGGTGAACGAGACGGTGGAGAGCCAAAGCGACACGCTGG AACTCAACCTGGAGGGCAACCTCCTGCACCGCCTGCCCCAGGAGCTGGGCTCTCTGCTGCACCTGCGCACCATCAACCTGGCCCACAACAAGTTCCGGCACTTCCCTGAGCCCCTGGCGGCTGCCCCTGCACTGGAGAGCATCAACCTGGAAGGGAATGAGATTGCAG AGGTGCCAACAGAGGCTCTGGCCTCCATGTCCTCGCTGCGGAGCCTCAACCTACGTGCCAACCCTGTGTGCCCTGCTGTACGCCTGCTCGTCCGGCCCCTGGTCCCCTTcgagctgctgctgtcacctgAGGGCAATGTCCCCACAGCCTGA
- the NPFFR1 gene encoding neuropeptide FF receptor 1 (The RefSeq protein has 3 substitutions compared to this genomic sequence), with protein sequence MQALRHQEPSGDTFNGSWDNASESQILKENYTFLAYYQHSSPVAVMFILAYTFIFLMCMIGNILVCFIVVKNRQMRTVTNMFILNLAISDLLVGIFCMPTTLVDNLITGWPFDNAMCKMSGLVQGMSVSASVFTLVAIAVERFRCIVHPFREKLTLRKALVTIAIIWVLALLIMCPSAITLTVTREEHHFMLDTYNNSYPLYSCWEAWPETEMRKIYTTVLFSHIYVAPLALIVIMYARIAFKLFKSAAPARSTRPEEPEGRKVSRRKAKVINMLIIMALFFTLSWLPLWTLMLLTDYGHLSEHQLHLVTGYIFPFAHWLAFFNSSANPIIYGYFNENFRRGFQEAFRAPFWLPPCRQHRGPYGARNRVFTQPQASDSPPHSESRPLASRRAGIPAWNG encoded by the exons ATGCAGGCGCTGCGGCACCAGGAGCCAAGCGGGG ACACCTTCAATGGCAGCTGGGATAATGCCAGTGAGAGCCAAATCCTGAAGGAAAACTACACCTTCTTGGCATACTACCAGCACTCCTCGCCCGTGGCTGTGATGTTCATCCTAGCCTACACCTTCATCTTCCTCATGTGCATGATTGGCAACATCCTGGTGTGCTTCATCGTGGTGAAGAACCGACAGATGCGGACGGTCACCAACATGTTCATCTTAAACCTGGCTGTCAGCGATCTACTGGTGGGAATCTTCTGCATGCCTACAACTCTGGTGGACAACCTCATCACGG GGTGGCCTTTTGATAATGCCATGTGCAAAATGAGTGGCTTGGTACAGGGCATGTCTGTCTCCGCCTCTGTTTTCACGCTGGTGGCTATCGCAGTGGAGAG GTTTCGCTGCATCGTCCACCCCTTCCGGCAGAAGCTGACGCTGAGGAAAGCCCTGGTGACCATTGCCATCATCTGGGTGCTGGCCCTGCTCATCATGTGCCCCTCCGCCATCACCCTAACTGTCACCAGGGAGGAGCACCACTTCATGCTGGATACCTACAACAACTCCTACCCCCTCTACTCCTGCTGGGAGGCCTGGCCCGAGACAGAGATGAGGAAGATCTACACTACCGTCCTCTTTTCCCACATCTACGTGGCACCCCTCGCCCTCATTGTCATCATGTATGCCCGCATTGCCTTCAAGCTCTTCAAGTCAGCAGCGCCCGCCCGCAGCACCCGGCCTGAGGAGCCCGAGGGGAGGAAGGTGTCCCGTAGGAAGGCGAAGGTCATCAACATGCTCATCATCATGGCCCTCTTCTTCACCCTCTCCTGGCTGCCCCTCTGGACACTGATGCTGCTTACAGACTACGGGCACCTCAGCGAGCACCAGCTGCACCTGGTCACCGGCTACATCTTTCCCTTTGCCCACTGGCTGGCTTTCTTCAACAGCAGCGCCAACCCCATCATCTACGGCTACTTCAATGAGAACTTCCGACGGGGCTTCCAGGAGGCCTTCAGAGCCCCTTTCTGCTTGCCACCGTGCCGGCAGCACCGTGGGCCCTATGGTGCCCGCAACCGTGTCTTCACCCAGCCCCAGGCCAGCGACTCTCCCCCGCACTCAGAATCGAGGCCACTGGCATCCCGACGGGCCGGCATCCCCGCATGGAATGGCTGA
- the NPFFR1 gene encoding neuropeptide FF receptor 1 isoform X1, which translates to MTFPHPAGALLAADTFNGSWDNASESQILKENYTFLAYYQHSSPVAVMFILAYTFIFLMCMIGNILVCFIVVKNRQMRTVTNMFILNLAVSDLLVGIFCMPTTLVDNLITGWPFDNAMCKMSGLVQGMSVSASVFTLVAIAVERFRCIVHPFRQKLTLRKALVTIAIIWVLALLIMCPSAITLTVTREEHHFMLDTYNNSYPLYSCWEAWPETEMRKIYTTVLFSHIYVAPLALIVIMYARIAFKLFKSAAPARSTRPEEPEGRKVSRRKAKVINMLIIMALFFTLSWLPLWTLMLLTDYGHLSEHQLHLVTGYIFPFAHWLAFFNSSANPIIYGYFNENFRRGFQEAFRAPFCLPPCRQHRGPYGARNRVFTQPQASDSPPHSESRPLASRRAGIPAWNG; encoded by the exons atgacGTTCCCCCATCCAGCAGGAGCTCTCCTGGCCGcag ACACCTTCAATGGCAGCTGGGATAATGCCAGTGAGAGCCAAATCCTGAAGGAAAACTACACCTTCTTGGCATACTACCAGCACTCCTCGCCCGTGGCTGTGATGTTCATCCTAGCCTACACCTTCATCTTCCTCATGTGCATGATTGGCAACATCCTGGTGTGCTTCATCGTGGTGAAGAACCGACAGATGCGGACGGTCACCAACATGTTCATCTTAAACCTGGCTGTCAGCGATCTACTGGTGGGAATCTTCTGCATGCCTACAACTCTGGTGGACAACCTCATCACGG GGTGGCCTTTTGATAATGCCATGTGCAAAATGAGTGGCTTGGTACAGGGCATGTCTGTCTCCGCCTCTGTTTTCACGCTGGTGGCTATCGCAGTGGAGAG GTTTCGCTGCATCGTCCACCCCTTCCGGCAGAAGCTGACGCTGAGGAAAGCCCTGGTGACCATTGCCATCATCTGGGTGCTGGCCCTGCTCATCATGTGCCCCTCCGCCATCACCCTAACTGTCACCAGGGAGGAGCACCACTTCATGCTGGATACCTACAACAACTCCTACCCCCTCTACTCCTGCTGGGAGGCCTGGCCCGAGACAGAGATGAGGAAGATCTACACTACCGTCCTCTTTTCCCACATCTACGTGGCACCCCTCGCCCTCATTGTCATCATGTATGCCCGCATTGCCTTCAAGCTCTTCAAGTCAGCAGCGCCCGCCCGCAGCACCCGGCCTGAGGAGCCCGAGGGGAGGAAGGTGTCCCGTAGGAAGGCGAAGGTCATCAACATGCTCATCATCATGGCCCTCTTCTTCACCCTCTCCTGGCTGCCCCTCTGGACACTGATGCTGCTTACAGACTACGGGCACCTCAGCGAGCACCAGCTGCACCTGGTCACCGGCTACATCTTTCCCTTTGCCCACTGGCTGGCTTTCTTCAACAGCAGCGCCAACCCCATCATCTACGGCTACTTCAATGAGAACTTCCGACGGGGCTTCCAGGAGGCCTTCAGAGCCCCTTTCTGCTTGCCACCGTGCCGGCAGCACCGTGGGCCCTATGGTGCCCGCAACCGTGTCTTCACCCAGCCCCAGGCCAGCGACTCTCCCCCGCACTCAGAATCGAGGCCACTGGCATCCCGACGGGCCGGCATCCCCGCATGGAATGGCTGA